The Myroides fluvii region CACAGCTTGTCAAATGGATATTAAAATCGATGGATTAGCTTATGATATCATGGAACAAGCGTTGAAACAAGCACTTGATGGACGTCTACATATCCTTGGATTATTAGAAGAAACAATCGCTGTTCCTAATGAAACAGTGAAACCTAAAGCTCCTAAAATTATTACCGTTACTATCCCTAAAGATTTTATCGGTGCAGTGATCGGACCTGGTGGTAAAAATATTCAAGCACTTCAAGCAGAAACAGGTACTACTATCGTTATTAACGAAGAGGGTGACTTTGGTTTAATCGAAGTATTGGGTACGGACCAAGCAGGTATGGATAGAGCTTTAGCTTCAATTAGCAATACAATCTTCTCTCCAGTAGAAGGAGATGTATATAAAGTGAAAGTAGTGAAAATGCTTGACTTCGGTGCAGTTGTAGAATTTGTACCAGGTAAAGAAACGTTACTTCACGTGTCTGAATTTGATTGGAAACGCATTGAAAATCCTTCAGATGTATTGAAAATTGGAGATGAGTTGGAAGTGAAATACATGGGAATTGATCCAAAAACTAGAAAGCCAAAAGTTTCTAGAAAAGCGCTTATGCCTCGTCCTCCAAGAGAGAATAAACCAGAAGGTAACAAACCAGAAGGAGCTCAAGGAGCAAAAACAGAAGAAAAGAAGTAATTCTTATCATCATATAAAAAACACCTCATTTGAGGTGTTTTTTTGTTTTAAACCCGCTGGGAATAATGCGTTTTCTTGGTTTTTGAGTATCTTTAAAACACAATATAGAAATACAGAAATGAGTAAAATAAATATAGGAATCATTGGTTTAGGAGGGGTTGGCGGATTTTATGGGGGATTGTTGGCGCATCATTTTGAACAAGAACCACAAGTAACGATTCATTTTGTCGCAAGAGGGGTACACGGTGAACAAATCAAAAAACATGGACTCACCGTGCTTTCGAAAGACCATTCGGTCGTCGGTAAACCAACACGAGTGGTAGAAAGAGTGCAAGATTTGGGTAAAATGGATTTTATACTCCTTTGTACAAAAGAATATGACTTGGACGAGGTAATTGTTGATTTGAAGACAATCGTTGCTAAAAACACGGTTATTTTGCCTCTTTTGAATGGGGTTGAAGCCTTTGAAAAGCTCGATCGAGAAGTAGAAGCTGAAATATGGCAAGGATGTACTTATATGGTTTCTCGTCTAAAAGAGACCGGTGTAATTGACAATCCCAGTGGAAGACAAAAAATTGTATTTGGTCGAACGGAAAAAATTACTCCCTTGATGCTTCAGATGAATCATTTATTACAAGCAGCGGGAATCAATTCTATCTGCACCCAAGAGATCGCGACAGAAGTTTGGGAAAAGTATATTCTAGTTTCTTCTTCTGCCGTGGCCACTGCTTTTTACAATTGCTCCTTTGGTGTAGTGATGCGTGATTATCCAGCGATAATTCATGCATTAGTTACAGAAGCTAGCGCAATAGCGAAGGCGAAGGATGTGAATTTAACCGAGGATATCGTCGAAGTAGTGATGCAGCGTTTGGCGGCGATTCCCTTTGATTCTACCACGTCGATGCACAGTGATTTCATAAGTAATAAGTCTCAGACAGAACTGGAAGTGATGGCTGGCTACTTTATTCGTGAAGGAGAACGTTTGCAAATAAAAGTTCATACCTATCAAAAAATGTACGGTGTTTTAAAGGAACAACAAGGTCATTATGGGAGGTAATAAATAGAAAGAGCCGTTTTTTTACGGCTCTTTCTTATTGTGATAACATGAGATACAATATCGTTATTCCTGATAAAATACAAGGGAGAATTAAGTTGCTCCAAGCTGTTTTTTTCTTTATCGCTAATACAAGCCATACCAAAGGAATCCCGAATAAAGCTGCAAGTAGTGGTAACCATAAAAGTTCGTATATCGCACCTAGAAGTCTATACGTGTAGATTCCGTTAGTTCCCGTGCGACTTAAAAGGGCAAAGCCAATAATCAACAACGTACTAAGGAAAGATAGACCGTGTAATGCAAAGGTAAATTTAGGTATTTGATTCATTTTTTTGTTTTTGGTTAGAGTAAAGATATACTTTTTTTATATTCCTGATATGGGGTTGATATTTATTTATTGCTTGATTTTTAGGTAGTTAAAAAAGAGTTGATTTGGTTAGGTCTAAAAAAATGCTTATATTTGCTATATCAGCTGTAAAGTGATTGATAAAAATCACTTGCAATTAGGCATACATATATAGAGGGTTATCCTCTTTGTCTAGTAAGAACCTTTCGAGGTTCTCCTTTATTAGGTTGTCTCTTTTGATGACCTATCAAATCACTCAAAAGGAGTGTCTGTAAGAATCTGCGTACTAGATTCTTTCTTTGATGAAATCTAAAATATCGTTTATTAATTAGCTCCATTTCAAATGAAAGATCGGGGCCTAAAATAGTAGTATATAATGACTAATTTTAAAGTAGGAATTATTGGAGCAGGTCCAAGCGGACTTGCTATGTTAAGAGCTTTTGAATCAGAACAGAAAAAAGGGAATCCCATTCCTGAAATCAAGTGTTATGAGAAACAAGATAATTGGGGTGGAATGTGGAACTATACTTGGCGTACAGGTGTAGGAAAATACGGAGAACCGTTACACGGAAGTATGTATAAATACTTGTGGTCCAACGGGCCTAAAGAATGTTTGGAATTTGCGGATTATACCTTTATGGATCACTTCAAACAGCCGATTTCCTCTTATCCACCAAGAGAGGTACTCTTCGATTATATTGAAGGGCGTATTAAACAGAGTAATGCAAGGGAGTATATCAAATTTAATACGGTAGCTCGTTGGGTAGATTACTTAGAAGACAAAAAGCAATTCCGCGTTATTTTTGATGACTTAGTTAAAAATGAAACCTTTGAGGAGTTCTTTGATTACTTGGTATTGGGTACAGGACATTTCTCTACACCTAATATGCCTTTCTTTAAGGGAATTGATAACTTCCCCGGAACCGTAATGCACGCACACGATTTCCGTGGTGCGGATCAATTTATAGACAAAGATATCTTACTGATTGGAAGTAGTTATTCGGCGGAAGATATCGGGGTACAGTGTTTCAAGCACGGAAGTAAATCGGTTACCATTTCTTATCGAACCAATCCTATCGGGGTTAAATGGCCAAAGGGAGTAGAAGAAAAGACGATTGTAACCCACTTTGAAGATAATAAAGCCTTCTTTAAAGATGGTACATCCAAAGAATTTGATGCAGTTGTATTGTGTACAGGATACCAGCATAAATTCCCTTTCTTACCGGATAATTTGCGTTTAAAAACGAAGAACTGTCTCTATCCAGATAACTTATACAAAGGAGTGGTATTCAATGAAAATGAACGCCTAATATTCTTAGGGATGCAAGACCAATACTATACGTTTAATATGTTTGACGCTCAGGCTTGGTTTGCGCGAGATTATATGTTAGGGCGAATAGCACTTCCTACAAAAGAGCAACGCAACGCCGATATTTCCAATTGGCTAAAAGAAGAGGAACAAACAAAGACAAGTAACGAACAAGTAGATTTTCAAACGGCTTATATTAAAGATTTAATCGGTTTGACGGATTATCCAACCTTTAATATTGAGGAGGTAGGGGAAATGTTTAAACGCTACTTAGACTCCAAAGAAATAGATATTCTAACATATCGAGATCAAGTGTATACTTCTGTGATGACCAATGTAACCGCAGAAGAACACCATACGGTTTGGATGAAAGAATTAGACGATAGTTTAGAACGTTACTTGGATGAGGTAGAAGCAGATGAAAAAGAACTAAGTAAAGTCAATTATTATTAATCGTTGCGATTAGTATAATTAAATTGTTTTTACAAAGCCTTAAAAATCATGTTTTTAGGGCTTTTTGTTTTTAGAATGTTACAAAAAGAAAATATTTTTAAAAATATTGTAACTTTTTGATGTAACTGTACGTATAACTAATGTAGGCCATTAAGGACAAAGACAAATAAGGAGTAAAATACTATGAGACAACTTAAAATTACCAAGCAGGTTACGAATCGTGAAACAGCTTCACTAGATAAGTATTTGCAAGAGATTGGTAAAGTAGATTTGATTACTGCAGATGAAGAGGTAGAATTAGCACAGCGAATTAAGGCAGGAGATCAAAGAGCTTTAGAAAAATTAACTAAGGCTAACTTAAGATTCGTGGTTTCGGTAGCAAAACAATACCAAAATCAAGGGTTGACACTTCCGGATTTAATTAATGAAGGAAACTTAGGGTTGATCAAAGCAGCACAGCGTTTTGATGAAACTCGTGGTTTTAAATTTATTTCTTACGCAGTTTGGTGGATTAGACAATCAATTTTGTCAGCTTTAGCTGAACAATCGAGAATTGTGCGTTTACCATTAAATAAAATTGGTTCGATCAATAAAATTAATAAGATGTACGCGTTATTGGAACAGTCGAATGAACGTCCACCTTCAGCAGAGGAAATCGCTGTAGAATTGGATATGACTGTGAATGACGTAAAAGAGAGTATGAAAAACTCTGGACGTCACTTATCCATGGATGCTCCGTTAGTGGAAGGAGAAGATTCTAACTTGTATGACGTATTGCGTTCAGGAGAGTCTCCAAATCCAGATCGTGAGCTAATTCACGAGTCATTGCGTACGGAAATCGAGAGAGCATTAGAAACCTTAACTCCTCGTGAGGCAGATGTGGTTCGCTTGTATTTCGGTTTAGGGGATCAACACCCAATGACATTAGAAGAAATAGGAGAAACGTTTGATCTAACAAGAGAACGCGTCAGACAAATCAAGGAAAAGGCAATCCGCAGATTGAAACATACATCAAGAAGTAAAATACTGAAAACGTATTTAGGATAATAGTAAAAGCACTGCTCAGCAGTGCTTTTTTTTATGTCTTTTTTGAAAGAATGAAGCGCTTTGTTCGATTTGGATGTTTTGAACAAAGCGTGTTATATAGACTATCTGTCGTATTTTGAGCGCAGTGGGAATTACTATGATGGCTATGCCCTTGCCTAGCAAATTCTTTTTTGTTAATGCTAACTTAAATTGTTCTACATTCGCCCCCGAATGTAAATATAACTATGAGTCAAACTAACCTATTAAAAAAGTATTTTTTGCTGTGTTTCCTCCTTTTTGGATCCGCATCTCAAACCTTCGCTCAATCTAAAGAAGATGTAAAAATCGGCATTGGATTACAAGGAGTGGAATTAGCTGTAAATAAGAAAATCTACCAACAGTTTTACGTTGAAGCTTATGCTGGATTAGGTGGCGGATACGATGCCGTAGACGGCTTCTCCTATACGCTAGATGTTAAAAACTTAGTTCCTTATACCAAGGGAATTGTAAAGTGGAATTATGTAGATCAGGATCGAAAGAGAAATTTCGTTTCCTTACAAGGAAAGTACTCGTTTGGAGATAAAGATTATCTCGATTTAAATAGAGCGTTACTAACCGAGGTAAATTGGGGTATAGAACGCCATTTTACGGAGAATTTTATTTTTGAAGCCCATGTTGGAATTGGTCATTTAAAGGATTTTGATGTAAAGAAATCACTTGTATTGCCAACGGTTGGTGTGAGTTTAAAATATCGATTATTTAATTTCAACAAGTAAAATAGGAGATAAGGAAAAAAAAGAGATAAAAAAAGAGGCTTGATAGCCTCTTTCTTTGTTTAGTGTTGATAGACAACATATTTCATATCATCTTCTGTTACAACTTTCGTTAAGTTATGAGAAGATAAACCTTTCATGGCTTTGTCCCATTTCTTGCCACTTAAAGCAGCTTGTTCTTTTAAGGAACCAAGTTCTACTTTGTTGTCGTTGTTTTCTAGAATTTGGATGATGATTTTTTCTTCCTCTGATAATTCTACCGTTGGAGCTGTTTTCTCTGGTCTCATTTGAGGGAAAAACAACACTTCTTGAATCGATGGATTGTTCGTTAAGAACATGATTAAACGGTCCATTCCAATTCCCAACCCAGAAGTTGGTGGCATTCCGTATTCTAAAGCACGCAAGAAATCTTGGTCAATAAACATCGCTTCGTCATCTCCGCGGTCTGCTAAAGCCATTTGAGCTTCAAAACGCTCTCTTTGGTCAATCGGGTCATTTAACTCAGAGTATGCATTTGCAATCTCTTTTCCACAAACCATTAGCTCAAAACGCTCCGTTAATTCGGGATTGTCTCTATGTGCTTTGGTTAAAGGCGACATCTCTTTAGGATAATCGGTAATATACGTGGGTTGGATGTAGTTCCCCTCACATTTCTCACCGAAAATTTCATCAATTAATTTTCCTTTACCCATGGTTTGATCTACTGGAATTCCCATGCCTAAAGCAGCTTGACGAATTTCGTCTTCAGTTTTTCCTGTAATGTCAAACCCCGTAAATTCTTTAATTGAATCAGCCATTGTGATTCGCTTATAGGGTGCTTTAAAGTCGATTTCATGCTCGCCAAACGTCGCTTTTGTAGTTCCATTCACAGCGATAGCACAATGCTCTAATAAGCGCTCAGTAAACTCCATCATCCAGTTGTAGTCTTTGTAAGCTACATAGATTTCCATTGCTGTAAACTCTGGATTGTGGGTTCTGTCCATTCCTTCGTTGCGGAAGTTTTTAGAGAATTCGTAAACGCCATCAAAACCACCTACAATTAAGCGTTTTAGATACAATTCATTCGCGATACGCAAATACAACGGAATATCTAAAGCATTGTGATGTGTGATGAATGGACGTGCAGAGGCTCCTCCTGGAATTGATTGTAAT contains the following coding sequences:
- a CDS encoding ketopantoate reductase family protein codes for the protein MSKINIGIIGLGGVGGFYGGLLAHHFEQEPQVTIHFVARGVHGEQIKKHGLTVLSKDHSVVGKPTRVVERVQDLGKMDFILLCTKEYDLDEVIVDLKTIVAKNTVILPLLNGVEAFEKLDREVEAEIWQGCTYMVSRLKETGVIDNPSGRQKIVFGRTEKITPLMLQMNHLLQAAGINSICTQEIATEVWEKYILVSSSAVATAFYNCSFGVVMRDYPAIIHALVTEASAIAKAKDVNLTEDIVEVVMQRLAAIPFDSTTSMHSDFISNKSQTELEVMAGYFIREGERLQIKVHTYQKMYGVLKEQQGHYGR
- a CDS encoding NAD(P)-binding domain-containing protein, with product MTNFKVGIIGAGPSGLAMLRAFESEQKKGNPIPEIKCYEKQDNWGGMWNYTWRTGVGKYGEPLHGSMYKYLWSNGPKECLEFADYTFMDHFKQPISSYPPREVLFDYIEGRIKQSNAREYIKFNTVARWVDYLEDKKQFRVIFDDLVKNETFEEFFDYLVLGTGHFSTPNMPFFKGIDNFPGTVMHAHDFRGADQFIDKDILLIGSSYSAEDIGVQCFKHGSKSVTISYRTNPIGVKWPKGVEEKTIVTHFEDNKAFFKDGTSKEFDAVVLCTGYQHKFPFLPDNLRLKTKNCLYPDNLYKGVVFNENERLIFLGMQDQYYTFNMFDAQAWFARDYMLGRIALPTKEQRNADISNWLKEEEQTKTSNEQVDFQTAYIKDLIGLTDYPTFNIEEVGEMFKRYLDSKEIDILTYRDQVYTSVMTNVTAEEHHTVWMKELDDSLERYLDEVEADEKELSKVNYY
- a CDS encoding sigma-70 family RNA polymerase sigma factor, with the protein product MRQLKITKQVTNRETASLDKYLQEIGKVDLITADEEVELAQRIKAGDQRALEKLTKANLRFVVSVAKQYQNQGLTLPDLINEGNLGLIKAAQRFDETRGFKFISYAVWWIRQSILSALAEQSRIVRLPLNKIGSINKINKMYALLEQSNERPPSAEEIAVELDMTVNDVKESMKNSGRHLSMDAPLVEGEDSNLYDVLRSGESPNPDRELIHESLRTEIERALETLTPREADVVRLYFGLGDQHPMTLEEIGETFDLTRERVRQIKEKAIRRLKHTSRSKILKTYLG
- the lysS gene encoding lysine--tRNA ligase — encoded protein: MQLSEQEIIRREKLAKLQELGVNPYPANLFPVNHTSKQIKNGFEEGKKVIVAGRLMSSRIQGKASFATIQDSEGKIQLYINRDELCPGENKDLYNEVYKKLIDLGDIIGIEGELFTTQVGEKTVRVQGLSLLSKSLRPLPLPKTDAEGNTFDAFTDPELRYRMRYVDLVVNPQNKEIFVKRTKLFSAMRNFFNEAGYMEVETPVLQSIPGGASARPFITHHNALDIPLYLRIANELYLKRLIVGGFDGVYEFSKNFRNEGMDRTHNPEFTAMEIYVAYKDYNWMMEFTERLLEHCAIAVNGTTKATFGEHEIDFKAPYKRITMADSIKEFTGFDITGKTEDEIRQAALGMGIPVDQTMGKGKLIDEIFGEKCEGNYIQPTYITDYPKEMSPLTKAHRDNPELTERFELMVCGKEIANAYSELNDPIDQRERFEAQMALADRGDDEAMFIDQDFLRALEYGMPPTSGLGIGMDRLIMFLTNNPSIQEVLFFPQMRPEKTAPTVELSEEEKIIIQILENNDNKVELGSLKEQAALSGKKWDKAMKGLSSHNLTKVVTEDDMKYVVYQH